The following proteins come from a genomic window of Miscanthus floridulus cultivar M001 chromosome 2, ASM1932011v1, whole genome shotgun sequence:
- the LOC136524456 gene encoding putative F-box protein At5g55150 produces the protein MAQPPNPKRRSQPLPDWRSNPPEDLLESIGQRLASGHNAASFRSACSPWHAAGPFATFGPLLLLPFDPDSDRVGFDCVPKKKVLSKTLPDLRGKVACGSSCGWVALMDEVASVTLLNPFAGARAPRVELPPAGEHVAATSSSERVSRVHGRWVLHPTNGYGDVDAADRAIKLEDMRDVFFREIVLLAPPDAAGRECVAMAMLGCSTEVAFCWVGVDSAWTLFDTKLEFSVGSIVYCQDKFLAIDCTGEIFVSSSNAAGATPTTTLLLSLSPPTGLCHRSYLESNDELHIVGAMVSTFHETQSFTYSSAIYKCNLHNRTPEWSRVRDIGDQTLFVSKHFDESFSGTSVSKYKENKIYMSEPLYGDPYDLVHRLEIVDIATGTSEVKPVQEKIQGSEALGWIRPNLWKL, from the coding sequence atggctcagcctcccaatcccaagagaaggtctcaacctctccctgactggagatccaatccgccagaggatctcctcgagtccatcgggcagcgtctcgcgtcaggccacaacgcggcgtccttccgatccgcttgctccccatggcacGCCGCCGGCCCGTTCGcgaccttcgggccgctcctgctgctcccgttcgaccccgaCTCAGACCGCGTCGGCTTCGACTGCGTCCCGAAGAaaaaggtcttgtccaagacgctgcccgacctacgcggcaaggtggcgtgcggctcctcgtgtgggtgggtggcgctcatggacgaggtGGCGTCCGTGACactgctgaatccattcgccggtgcccgtgccccccgcgttgagctcccgccagcaggcgaacacgtcgcggcgacgtcctcatcggaacgcgtgtctagggtccacggccggtgggtcctccatcccaccaacggctacgggGACGTGGATGCCGCAgacagagccatcaagctagaagacatgagggacgtgttcttccgtgagatTGTGCTCTTGGCGCCGCCTGACGCCGCCGGCCGCGAGTGCGTGGctatggccatgcttgggtgctccacggaggtcgcgttctgttgggttggagtcgacagcgcatggacgctgttcgacaccaaactggagttctccgtggggtccatcgtctactgccaagacaagttcttggcgatcgactgcactggagaaatcttCGTCTCTAGCAGCAACGCcgccggcgctactccaaccACGACGCTACTGCTATCGCTGTCGCCACCTACGGGGCTCTGCCACCgcagctacctggaatcaaacgatgagctgcacattgtgggtgccatggtgagcacgttccacgagacacaaagcttcacctacagcagcgcgatctacaagtgcaacctccacaaccgtacgccggagtggtccagggtgagggacatcggtgatcagacattgttcgtgtctaaacatttcgatgaaagcttcagtggaacaagtgtatccaaatacaaggagaacaaaatctacatgtctgagccattgtatggggatccatacgacttggtccatcgactggagatcgttgatattgctaccggcacATCCGAAGTGAAACCCGTCCAGGAAAAGATAcagggttccgaggctctaggttggattcgacccaatctctggaagctctag